Proteins from a genomic interval of Caulobacter rhizosphaerae:
- a CDS encoding amidohydrolase family protein produces the protein MTKSSSPGVSRRRLFSIGGGAIAASGVAALTPPGAKADQPLAADTRMVTATEGTNICATVSPDGKTVAFDVYAMLWLIPIEGGPARRLTDEIYEIAQPDWSPDGKTLAFQSYRDGNFHVWTIGADGTGLRQLTKGVFDCREPRWSPDGRQIAFSSDRGGRYGVHLLDVASGAVTAFSSGPGDEFEPSWAPDGKSLAFTVDKVRIDVQGLDGTRRTVAKVKPSADRFNAASVASPAFTPDGQDVVFTAIENGKAELRNGAGVLVRDEDVFPFRASWLPFGEFVYTADGQIKRRAAGGATKAVAFTATVPVLTPRYVKKSRDFLSAKTRPVVGIGSPALSPDGRQVVFRALNDLYLLDIGGGPARALTKDAFSKVDPAWSPDGKTLAYSTDKGGSLDLWLRDMATGASKQLTHFDGAAVSSAWSRDGKSIAFLSQNGGLFVADAATGETRRVYGDLWEPGKPSWGPGDKTIAYAAFKPYSARFREGLSEILTVDVVSGKGTYAPILPDRSLGTRGDDGPAWSPDGKSLAYVFASRLHLSPVDETGKLLGPPKALNDELTDAVSWSGDGKSLVYLSAGQLKLISAAGGAPKLVPHGLAWANVRPKERIVVRAARLWDGESPSLRENVDVLISDGRIAGVAPRGEVAADVTVIDAPTGTVMPGLIDMHTHRQMQGYGYGDREGRLWLSLGVTTTRSPGGPAYHTVEDQEAIESGKRVGPRYYATGEAIDGSRIFYNFMRPVTEPGQMALELKRAEALSYDLIKTYVRLSGERQKEVIAWAHAKGLPLTSHYHYPALGLGMDGMEHLGATSRTGYSRTVSALGNIYQDVNAAFVASKAARTPTLFTSTALLGDDRSLVDDPRIKALYPPWEYARLLERAKQMAAMDRTPILASLERNVAEVARTVRAGGRITTGTDSPIDFNAVSLHMNLRAMVRYGMTPFEALVTATSASGEYLDEPLGSIATGAYADLVLVDGDPLARIEDAAKVVKVIKHGEVFTIADLVGPFAEHVQHAALDRGRRFVCEASAEYWWHEPDFLAQARASCCDGACGFTPTFSLQV, from the coding sequence ATGACCAAGAGTTCCTCGCCCGGCGTCAGCCGTCGCCGGCTTTTCTCGATCGGCGGCGGGGCGATCGCCGCCTCGGGCGTCGCGGCCCTGACGCCGCCCGGGGCGAAGGCCGACCAGCCGCTGGCCGCCGACACGCGGATGGTGACGGCGACCGAAGGGACCAATATCTGCGCGACGGTCTCGCCCGACGGCAAGACCGTGGCCTTCGACGTCTACGCCATGCTGTGGCTGATCCCGATCGAGGGCGGTCCCGCCAGGCGATTGACTGACGAGATCTACGAGATCGCCCAGCCGGACTGGTCGCCGGACGGCAAGACCCTGGCTTTCCAGTCCTACCGCGACGGCAATTTCCACGTCTGGACGATCGGCGCCGACGGAACAGGGCTGCGACAGTTGACCAAGGGCGTGTTCGATTGCCGCGAGCCGCGCTGGTCGCCCGACGGACGCCAGATCGCCTTTTCGTCGGATAGGGGCGGGCGCTACGGCGTCCACCTGCTGGACGTCGCCAGCGGCGCGGTCACCGCCTTCAGCTCGGGACCCGGTGACGAGTTCGAGCCCTCGTGGGCGCCCGACGGCAAAAGCCTCGCCTTCACGGTCGACAAGGTCCGCATCGACGTCCAGGGCCTGGACGGAACACGGCGCACAGTAGCCAAGGTCAAGCCCTCGGCCGATCGCTTCAACGCCGCCTCGGTCGCCAGTCCGGCCTTCACGCCCGATGGTCAGGATGTCGTCTTCACCGCCATCGAAAACGGAAAAGCCGAGCTGCGAAACGGCGCTGGCGTCCTGGTGCGAGACGAGGACGTCTTTCCGTTCCGCGCCTCGTGGCTGCCGTTTGGCGAGTTCGTCTACACCGCCGACGGCCAGATCAAGCGCCGCGCGGCCGGCGGCGCCACCAAGGCGGTCGCCTTCACCGCCACGGTCCCGGTGCTGACGCCACGCTACGTCAAGAAGAGCCGCGACTTCCTGTCGGCCAAGACCCGACCGGTGGTCGGGATCGGCAGTCCGGCCCTGTCGCCCGACGGCCGCCAGGTGGTGTTCCGAGCGCTCAACGACCTCTACCTGCTCGACATCGGCGGCGGTCCGGCCAGGGCTCTCACGAAGGACGCTTTCAGCAAGGTCGACCCGGCCTGGTCGCCCGACGGCAAGACCTTGGCCTATTCGACCGACAAGGGCGGCTCGTTGGACCTCTGGCTGCGTGACATGGCGACGGGCGCGAGCAAGCAGCTGACCCATTTCGACGGGGCGGCGGTGTCCAGCGCTTGGTCGCGCGACGGGAAGTCGATCGCCTTTCTCAGCCAGAACGGCGGCCTGTTCGTCGCCGACGCCGCGACTGGCGAGACCCGCCGCGTCTATGGCGACCTCTGGGAACCGGGCAAGCCCAGCTGGGGCCCGGGCGACAAGACCATCGCCTACGCAGCCTTCAAACCGTACTCGGCCCGGTTCCGCGAGGGCCTCAGCGAAATCCTGACCGTCGACGTGGTGAGCGGGAAGGGGACCTACGCTCCGATCCTGCCCGACCGCTCGCTGGGCACGCGCGGTGACGATGGCCCGGCCTGGTCCCCCGACGGCAAGTCCCTGGCCTATGTGTTCGCCAGCCGCCTGCACCTGTCGCCGGTCGACGAGACCGGTAAGCTGCTGGGCCCGCCCAAGGCGCTGAACGACGAGCTCACCGACGCGGTCAGCTGGAGCGGCGACGGCAAAAGCCTGGTCTATCTCTCGGCCGGCCAGCTGAAGCTGATTTCGGCGGCCGGCGGCGCGCCCAAGCTCGTGCCGCACGGTCTGGCCTGGGCCAATGTCCGGCCCAAGGAACGCATAGTGGTCCGCGCCGCTCGCCTATGGGACGGCGAGTCGCCGAGCCTTCGCGAGAACGTCGATGTCCTGATCTCCGACGGCCGGATCGCTGGCGTCGCTCCACGCGGCGAGGTGGCGGCCGACGTCACGGTAATCGATGCGCCGACGGGCACCGTGATGCCCGGACTGATCGACATGCACACCCATCGCCAGATGCAAGGCTACGGATACGGCGATCGGGAAGGGCGGCTTTGGCTGTCCCTGGGCGTGACCACGACCCGCTCGCCCGGCGGTCCGGCCTATCACACGGTCGAAGACCAGGAGGCGATCGAATCCGGCAAGCGGGTCGGTCCCCGCTACTACGCCACCGGCGAGGCGATCGACGGCTCGCGGATCTTCTACAACTTCATGCGGCCGGTCACCGAGCCCGGCCAGATGGCGCTGGAGCTGAAGCGGGCCGAGGCGCTGTCCTACGACCTGATCAAGACCTATGTTCGCCTCTCGGGAGAACGCCAGAAGGAGGTCATCGCCTGGGCCCACGCCAAGGGCCTGCCGCTGACCTCGCACTATCACTATCCGGCTCTCGGCTTGGGCATGGACGGGATGGAGCACCTTGGGGCGACCAGCCGCACCGGTTATTCGCGCACAGTCAGCGCCCTGGGCAACATCTACCAGGACGTCAACGCCGCCTTCGTGGCCAGCAAGGCCGCCCGCACGCCGACCCTGTTCACCTCGACGGCCCTGTTGGGCGACGACCGCTCGTTGGTCGACGATCCGCGGATCAAGGCCCTGTATCCGCCGTGGGAGTATGCCCGCCTGCTGGAGCGGGCCAAGCAGATGGCGGCCATGGACCGCACGCCGATCCTGGCTTCTCTGGAGCGCAACGTCGCCGAGGTGGCGCGAACCGTCCGGGCGGGTGGCCGGATCACTACGGGCACGGACTCGCCGATCGACTTCAACGCCGTCAGCCTGCACATGAACTTGAGGGCCATGGTCCGCTACGGCATGACGCCATTCGAGGCCCTGGTCACCGCCACCAGCGCCTCGGGCGAATATCTGGACGAGCCACTGGGCTCGATCGCGACCGGCGCCTATGCCGATCTCGTGCTGGTCGACGGCGATCCGTTGGCCCGGATCGAGGACGCGGCGAAGGTCGTCAAGGTGATCAAGCACGGCGAGGTCTTCACGATCGCCGACCTGGTCGGTCCGTTCGCCGAGCATGTGCAGCACGCCGCCCTCGATCGCGGCCGGCGCTTCGTTTGCGAGGCGTCCGCCGAATACTGGTGGCATGAGCCCGACTTTCTGGCCCAAGCTCGCGCCTCGTGCTGCGACGGGGCCTGCGGCTTCACGCCGACCTTCAGCCTTCAAGTCTAG
- a CDS encoding flavin monoamine oxidase family protein, whose amino-acid sequence MGISRRSFLTSVGRAGGYGALYTTMMGMGLLAAPRAYAGAPKLDLAGGRGASVAILGAGIAGLVAAYELRKAGYSVTVLEARDRPGGRAWSVRSGTKIVQTGRPDQIVDWSTGRNDYFNAGPARIPQWHHAILGYCQELGVPLEVMVNANRSAKLDFAGQVVTERQAVNDTRGAFTELLAKAVDKGALDQELTGIDKQKLLGYLSAYGDLSKNAYEGSTRAGFLASPGGYDHPPKGGPPLRMADMMKSRFWGASLIFEEIIDMQATMLQPVGGMDRISYALYEQVKPAVKFEAVVKQLRKTPKGVKIVYADKAGEQALEADYCICTIPLPVLAKIPSDFAPRVKSAIAAAEYHHGTKVAWESRRFWEQDDFQYGGLGWTDEANELVWYPSGGVGEKTGILVGAYSIGFSGPDSPPKYAAMSFEERFALSRKVIEKFHPGHGQELTKPFTVSWMQTPYNEGVAVGWKDEQRATDYAELCKPDGAFYFAGEHMSYINAWQEGAALSAHEALKLIQARVSAA is encoded by the coding sequence ATGGGAATTTCGCGACGCAGCTTTCTGACGTCCGTGGGCAGGGCCGGCGGCTATGGGGCGCTCTACACCACGATGATGGGCATGGGCCTGCTGGCCGCGCCGCGAGCCTATGCCGGCGCGCCCAAGCTGGACCTGGCCGGCGGGCGGGGCGCGTCGGTGGCGATCCTCGGGGCGGGTATAGCCGGCCTGGTCGCCGCCTACGAGCTGCGCAAGGCGGGCTATTCGGTCACGGTGCTGGAAGCGCGCGACCGCCCGGGCGGTCGGGCCTGGTCGGTGCGCTCGGGCACGAAGATCGTCCAGACGGGCCGGCCGGACCAGATCGTCGACTGGTCGACGGGCAGGAACGACTATTTCAACGCCGGTCCCGCCCGCATCCCGCAATGGCATCACGCCATCCTCGGGTATTGCCAGGAGCTGGGCGTGCCGCTGGAGGTGATGGTCAACGCCAACCGGTCGGCCAAGCTGGACTTCGCTGGCCAGGTGGTGACCGAGCGCCAGGCGGTCAACGACACCCGGGGCGCCTTCACCGAGCTGCTGGCCAAGGCCGTCGACAAGGGCGCGCTGGACCAGGAACTGACCGGGATCGATAAGCAGAAGCTGCTGGGCTACCTGTCGGCCTACGGCGACCTGTCGAAGAACGCCTACGAGGGCTCGACCCGCGCTGGTTTCCTGGCCTCGCCCGGGGGCTACGACCATCCGCCCAAGGGCGGGCCGCCGCTGCGCATGGCCGACATGATGAAGTCGCGGTTCTGGGGCGCCAGCCTGATCTTCGAGGAGATCATCGACATGCAGGCGACCATGCTGCAGCCGGTTGGCGGCATGGACCGCATTTCCTACGCCCTCTACGAACAAGTGAAGCCGGCCGTGAAGTTCGAAGCGGTGGTCAAGCAACTGCGCAAGACGCCCAAGGGTGTGAAGATCGTCTATGCCGACAAGGCGGGCGAACAGGCGCTGGAGGCCGACTACTGCATCTGTACGATCCCGCTGCCCGTGCTGGCTAAGATACCTTCGGACTTCGCGCCGCGCGTGAAGTCGGCGATCGCGGCCGCCGAATACCACCACGGCACCAAGGTGGCCTGGGAGAGCCGGCGGTTCTGGGAGCAGGACGACTTCCAGTACGGCGGCCTGGGTTGGACCGACGAGGCCAACGAGCTGGTCTGGTATCCCAGCGGCGGCGTCGGCGAGAAGACCGGCATCCTGGTCGGGGCCTACTCGATCGGCTTCTCGGGACCCGACAGCCCGCCGAAATACGCGGCCATGTCGTTCGAGGAGCGCTTCGCCCTGTCGCGCAAGGTGATCGAGAAGTTCCACCCTGGCCACGGCCAGGAGCTGACCAAGCCCTTCACCGTCTCGTGGATGCAGACGCCGTACAATGAAGGCGTAGCCGTGGGCTGGAAGGACGAACAGCGGGCCACCGACTACGCCGAACTGTGCAAGCCCGACGGCGCCTTCTATTTCGCCGGCGAGCACATGAGCTACATCAACGCCTGGCAGGAAGGCGCGGCGCTGTCGGCGCACGAGGCGCTGAAGCTGATCCAGGCGCGGGTGTCGGCGGCGTAG
- a CDS encoding TonB-dependent receptor, whose product MRDWNRSARRRLLCAASAAWALSAGATLAQAMPFKIDAQPAAAGIRQFARQAGVQILVQSDAAQGRRTAPVRGALPVDRALEQLLAGTGLSVVSNDGKTIILAPPRAGLIRTGWSGAGAGAIAAAPEPAPPPEPDAPSVIEELIVTGTRSTSRTVTESMAPIDVISSAELTKSGKQSTRDLISTLVPSANTSNSGAGASFAIKTVSLRGLSADQTLVLVDGKRRHNTAILFVNGTTQNGQSPPDLDLIPSAAIERIEVLRDGASAQYGSDALAGVINVILKKRPEGGSMTALYGKTAEGDGETGQLSGNIGLKLGEAGYLNLTGDVRITDPTDRGDKTPNTTLMYFPRNAQGQPVRVGTAGSTPDPREATANRHTSHPGSPQVQLFSLGYSAGSPITDDIDVYSFGTFSSRNTAAWLTFRNPNASNNITAVNPDGYTPRLFLKDRDFQVAFGAKGSDVLGFDWDLSTTFSRDDVDYYENSLNASLGPASPTYFYIGALKFQEWTSNLDLTREVETGVFAEPLFVALGAEYRDDKFEIVAGEPASYINGGYVAPAGSPQAGVVFAGGSQGVTGFPPFSAGSFSRDNISAYLNVEQKVTEKLEFALAGRFEHYSDFGDAKTFKLSSRYAILPRLAIRGTASTGFRAPSLQQQHYASSSTIGVIVPPATTTQLYPVQLLPPDNPAAIALGAKPLRPEKSTNYSVGIVAQPLSRMNVTLDVYQIKIDNRILQSGTLGPNVAVSTALASQGLNPQQAAFYYGNFADTKTRGVDFVVDYRTDFGDFGSVRWTLSANHTKNKFTRVVQPPAALAAAGIVYIDRVKIGDLTVGTPKDKFILGADWTLGKFDTNLRLTRYGEVIQRTSLAANDETVSPKLIVDLDLSYAATDNITLSVGANNLLDAYPDSVRAANRGTPAFAYYNQYSPYGISGGFYYARVAARF is encoded by the coding sequence ATGCGTGACTGGAACCGTTCCGCCAGGCGGAGGTTGCTGTGCGCGGCCTCGGCCGCCTGGGCGCTGAGCGCGGGAGCGACCCTGGCTCAGGCCATGCCGTTCAAGATCGACGCCCAGCCGGCGGCGGCGGGCATCCGCCAGTTCGCCCGGCAGGCCGGCGTGCAGATTCTGGTCCAGTCCGACGCCGCCCAGGGCCGGCGCACCGCGCCGGTGCGCGGAGCCCTGCCGGTCGATCGCGCCCTGGAGCAACTCTTGGCGGGGACGGGCCTGTCGGTGGTCTCCAACGACGGCAAGACGATCATCCTGGCCCCGCCGCGCGCCGGCCTAATCCGGACCGGATGGTCGGGCGCCGGCGCCGGCGCCATAGCCGCGGCCCCCGAGCCCGCGCCGCCGCCGGAACCCGACGCGCCCAGCGTCATTGAGGAACTGATCGTCACCGGCACGCGCTCGACCTCGCGCACGGTCACCGAGAGCATGGCGCCGATCGACGTGATCTCGTCGGCCGAACTGACCAAGAGCGGCAAGCAGTCGACGCGCGACCTGATCTCGACCCTGGTGCCGTCGGCCAACACATCCAACAGCGGGGCGGGGGCCAGTTTCGCGATCAAGACCGTGTCGCTGCGTGGGCTGTCGGCCGACCAGACCCTGGTGCTGGTCGACGGCAAGCGCCGGCACAACACCGCCATCCTGTTCGTCAACGGCACGACCCAGAACGGCCAGTCGCCGCCGGACCTGGACCTGATCCCGTCGGCCGCGATCGAGCGGATCGAGGTGCTGCGCGACGGCGCCTCCGCCCAATACGGTTCCGACGCCCTGGCCGGAGTGATCAACGTCATCCTCAAGAAGCGGCCCGAGGGCGGCTCGATGACCGCCCTCTACGGCAAGACCGCCGAGGGCGACGGCGAGACCGGGCAGCTCTCAGGCAATATCGGCTTGAAGCTCGGCGAGGCCGGCTATCTGAACCTGACGGGCGACGTGCGGATCACCGATCCGACCGATCGCGGCGACAAGACGCCGAACACCACCCTGATGTACTTTCCGCGCAACGCCCAGGGACAGCCGGTGCGAGTGGGGACGGCCGGTTCGACCCCGGATCCGCGCGAGGCGACCGCCAACCGCCACACCAGCCATCCGGGCTCGCCGCAGGTGCAGCTGTTCTCGCTGGGCTACAGCGCCGGCTCGCCGATCACCGACGACATCGACGTCTATTCGTTCGGCACCTTCTCCAGCCGCAACACCGCAGCCTGGCTGACCTTCCGCAACCCGAACGCCAGCAACAACATCACCGCGGTCAATCCCGACGGCTACACGCCGCGCCTGTTCCTCAAGGACCGTGACTTCCAGGTGGCGTTCGGCGCCAAGGGCTCGGACGTGCTGGGCTTCGATTGGGACCTGTCCACGACCTTCAGCCGCGACGACGTCGACTACTATGAGAACTCGTTGAACGCCTCGCTGGGCCCAGCCAGCCCGACCTATTTCTACATCGGCGCGCTGAAGTTCCAGGAGTGGACCAGCAACCTGGACCTGACACGTGAAGTCGAGACCGGCGTCTTCGCCGAGCCGCTGTTCGTGGCGCTGGGAGCGGAATACCGCGACGACAAGTTCGAGATCGTGGCGGGCGAACCGGCCTCCTACATCAACGGCGGCTATGTCGCCCCGGCCGGCAGCCCGCAGGCGGGCGTCGTCTTCGCGGGCGGCTCGCAGGGCGTGACCGGCTTCCCGCCGTTCTCGGCCGGGTCGTTCTCGCGCGATAACATCTCGGCCTATCTGAACGTCGAGCAGAAGGTGACCGAAAAGCTGGAGTTCGCCCTGGCCGGTCGCTTCGAGCACTATTCGGACTTCGGCGACGCCAAGACCTTCAAGCTGTCCAGCCGCTACGCCATCCTGCCGCGCCTGGCGATCCGCGGGACGGCCAGCACCGGCTTCCGGGCGCCGTCGTTGCAGCAGCAGCACTACGCCTCGTCCAGCACCATCGGCGTGATCGTACCGCCCGCGACCACGACCCAGCTCTATCCGGTGCAGTTGCTTCCGCCGGACAACCCGGCCGCCATCGCCCTGGGCGCCAAGCCGCTGCGGCCGGAGAAGTCGACCAACTATTCGGTCGGGATCGTGGCCCAGCCGCTGTCGCGGATGAACGTCACGCTGGACGTCTACCAGATCAAGATCGACAACCGCATCCTGCAGAGCGGCACGCTGGGCCCGAACGTCGCCGTCAGCACCGCCCTGGCCAGCCAGGGCCTGAACCCGCAGCAGGCGGCCTTCTACTACGGCAATTTCGCCGACACCAAGACGCGCGGCGTCGACTTTGTGGTCGACTATCGCACCGACTTCGGCGACTTCGGGTCGGTGCGGTGGACGCTCTCGGCCAACCACACCAAGAACAAGTTCACCCGTGTGGTGCAGCCGCCGGCGGCCTTAGCGGCGGCGGGGATCGTCTATATCGACCGCGTGAAGATCGGCGACCTGACCGTCGGCACCCCCAAGGACAAGTTCATCCTGGGCGCCGACTGGACCCTCGGCAAGTTCGACACCAACCTGCGCCTGACCCGCTACGGCGAGGTCATCCAGCGCACGTCGCTGGCGGCCAACGACGAAACCGTCAGCCCCAAGCTGATCGTCGACCTCGACCTCAGCTACGCGGCGACCGACAACATCACGCTCAGCGTCGGCGCCAACAACCTGCTGGACGCCTACCCCGACAGCGTCAGAGCCGCCAACCGCGGCACGCCCGCCTTCGCCTACTACAACCAGTACTCTCCGTACGGGATCAGCGGCGGCTTCTACTACGCCCGCGTCGCCGCCCGGTTCTAG
- a CDS encoding MGH1-like glycoside hydrolase domain-containing protein, producing the protein MLLGAVASAAGVKGDAEGRAMNSAAIWPRPAHRDIPTSDWGPYSDHWNGVSHITDHQRGLRMDFALTPAILRQESLIPFAHAGLGMQPVRADPDLSYYAWLYRLEAGVEIRLEWLRLSEAGGVLRARVRNLSDVVCPVVLNWTARLCPPPCPARLERPRSSGIAHLAVPRTPLRPARVSLPIDAVWVNALFYDHFQWAKPGPDESLPYDGRRHGEVVEHDFVDGYGIGQGFGREKGDQIRWRMKLAKPLANAIVRVRYRCAFPSASFVASGLFSGVVTLAGGEDPRAFMELDLAVGRLAAGEHDWSLMAMGDAAVELNGFVLVEQNAADAVSFAPHTWALRPQRHDAIRSAVLAFAEETDSTYALSWTDDILPIRTVANDDLRLLETALKSPAAFTLRRVPDAETPEHVTVLTHRVFNLEPGQTAWRDLRVAVGKGGATAELPAADALDMRFAAARRKFGDIDQAPGDRYAESAERLLATAATNMLFPIWTGGAWVRNYSPGREWPSVYTWDSGFTGLGLAKRTPRLSTALLDTYLSPVQDKQAAFLHHGSPLPTQFYQFEALWNLNGDKAFAQERYPRLKRYLEFLLGRAAGSTCRTFGSGLIRTYDYFYNAAGMDDYPAQMAMHAGGLAARVAPAISTAHAIRCAKLLRRIARTLDLHRDVEVWSRDIEALSQALQTHAWDARSGYYAYVIHDATGAPTGWLRSAAGENFNMGLDGVAPLVADIADASQRRAMIDNLMSPERLWTLSGVTAVDQRASYFDRAGYWSGSVWMPHQWLMWKAMLDYGQGALAWRIAQTALDVYSREIARTGLAYEQFDAFTGRGGGWSPFGALSSPIRNWYEAYYQPRTLSGGFNTHVRQQHWSAQGLLARLNVEGEHAASVLVVADRAPRKASWRGKAVAITLRGERAAEIVLTPGDGVLEFDL; encoded by the coding sequence GTGCTTCTGGGCGCGGTCGCGAGCGCGGCTGGCGTGAAGGGCGACGCCGAGGGCCGGGCGATGAATTCAGCCGCGATTTGGCCGCGGCCCGCTCACCGCGACATACCGACATCCGACTGGGGCCCCTACAGCGACCATTGGAACGGGGTTTCCCACATCACAGACCATCAGCGTGGGCTGCGGATGGACTTCGCGCTCACGCCAGCCATCCTGCGGCAGGAAAGTCTAATCCCGTTTGCGCACGCTGGCCTGGGCATGCAGCCGGTGCGCGCGGACCCGGACCTGAGCTACTACGCATGGCTTTATCGGCTCGAAGCGGGCGTTGAAATTCGCCTTGAGTGGCTGCGCCTGTCCGAGGCGGGAGGTGTGCTCAGGGCCCGTGTTCGCAACCTTTCTGACGTCGTCTGCCCCGTTGTTCTGAACTGGACCGCGCGGCTTTGCCCACCGCCATGCCCGGCCCGCCTTGAGCGCCCGCGATCGTCCGGCATTGCTCATCTGGCGGTCCCCCGCACGCCCTTGCGCCCGGCGCGTGTGTCCCTGCCCATCGATGCGGTCTGGGTCAACGCGCTCTTCTACGACCATTTCCAATGGGCCAAGCCTGGTCCGGACGAGAGCCTCCCCTACGACGGCCGCCGCCATGGCGAGGTGGTGGAGCATGACTTCGTCGATGGTTACGGAATTGGCCAGGGTTTTGGGCGCGAGAAGGGCGACCAGATCCGCTGGCGGATGAAACTGGCCAAGCCCCTCGCCAACGCGATCGTGCGCGTTCGATATCGCTGCGCGTTCCCTTCCGCCAGCTTTGTGGCGAGCGGGCTTTTCTCGGGTGTCGTCACGCTGGCCGGCGGGGAGGATCCGCGAGCCTTCATGGAGCTCGATCTCGCCGTGGGAAGGCTCGCGGCGGGCGAGCATGATTGGTCGCTTATGGCCATGGGCGACGCCGCCGTCGAGTTGAATGGATTTGTTCTCGTCGAGCAGAACGCCGCCGACGCCGTCAGCTTCGCCCCACACACCTGGGCTCTGCGTCCGCAACGCCACGACGCCATACGATCAGCGGTCCTGGCCTTCGCCGAGGAAACCGACAGCACCTACGCCCTGAGCTGGACAGACGATATCCTGCCCATTCGCACGGTGGCCAATGATGACCTGCGTCTCCTGGAGACGGCCCTGAAGTCGCCAGCGGCGTTCACCCTGCGTCGCGTGCCCGATGCGGAGACGCCGGAACACGTCACCGTGCTCACCCACCGGGTGTTCAACCTCGAGCCAGGACAAACCGCTTGGCGAGACCTCCGCGTGGCGGTGGGGAAGGGAGGCGCGACAGCCGAGCTTCCCGCCGCCGACGCGCTTGACATGCGGTTCGCTGCGGCTCGGCGAAAGTTCGGTGATATTGATCAAGCCCCCGGCGACCGGTACGCCGAAAGCGCCGAACGCCTGCTGGCCACGGCGGCGACCAACATGCTGTTTCCCATCTGGACCGGCGGCGCCTGGGTGCGAAATTATAGTCCAGGTCGTGAATGGCCGTCGGTCTATACCTGGGACTCCGGTTTCACGGGGCTGGGCTTGGCTAAGAGAACACCGCGGCTGTCGACCGCGCTTTTGGACACCTATCTGAGCCCGGTTCAGGACAAGCAAGCCGCCTTTCTGCACCACGGTTCGCCGCTCCCGACCCAATTCTATCAGTTCGAGGCCCTTTGGAATCTGAACGGTGACAAGGCCTTCGCGCAGGAGCGCTATCCCAGGCTCAAGCGATATCTTGAGTTCTTGCTGGGGCGCGCGGCAGGCTCGACGTGCCGGACCTTCGGCAGCGGTCTGATCAGGACCTACGACTATTTCTACAACGCCGCCGGCATGGACGACTATCCGGCGCAGATGGCCATGCACGCCGGCGGCCTGGCCGCACGGGTCGCGCCAGCCATCAGCACCGCCCATGCCATTCGATGCGCCAAGCTTCTGCGCCGCATCGCCAGGACGCTTGACCTCCATCGTGACGTGGAGGTCTGGAGCCGGGACATAGAAGCGCTCAGCCAGGCGCTGCAAACCCATGCCTGGGACGCCCGGAGCGGCTACTACGCCTATGTCATCCACGATGCGACGGGCGCGCCGACCGGCTGGCTGAGGAGTGCGGCCGGAGAAAATTTCAACATGGGACTCGATGGCGTCGCACCGCTGGTGGCCGACATCGCCGACGCCTCGCAGCGTCGCGCGATGATCGACAACCTGATGTCCCCGGAGCGACTGTGGACTCTCAGCGGTGTCACCGCGGTCGACCAGCGGGCAAGCTATTTCGATCGCGCCGGCTACTGGTCGGGCTCGGTATGGATGCCGCACCAGTGGCTGATGTGGAAGGCCATGCTCGACTATGGGCAGGGCGCGCTGGCCTGGCGCATCGCTCAGACGGCGCTTGACGTCTACAGCCGCGAGATCGCTCGAACCGGTTTGGCCTACGAACAATTCGACGCTTTCACCGGACGGGGAGGCGGGTGGTCGCCCTTCGGAGCGCTCTCCTCGCCCATACGCAACTGGTACGAGGCCTACTACCAGCCAAGAACCTTGAGCGGTGGTTTCAATACCCACGTCCGCCAGCAGCATTGGTCGGCGCAAGGTCTCCTGGCGCGGCTGAACGTCGAAGGCGAACACGCCGCGTCCGTGCTCGTTGTCGCTGACCGCGCGCCGCGCAAAGCGTCCTGGCGAGGAAAGGCGGTGGCTATCACCCTCCGCGGCGAGCGCGCCGCCGAGATCGTTTTGACGCCTGGAGACGGAGTCCTTGAGTTTGATCTGTGA